The Diabrotica virgifera virgifera chromosome 4, PGI_DIABVI_V3a genome segment CTAGCGGATAATAGCTGAACCATGGTATATTCCTTCGACGTCAGCATatatctcactcttactcattggaaaggtacttctctctctaacacattgatttccctatcttGGTAGTCGTGGTAACATAGCCCTTCTACTACCCTTCTACTAAAAGGAGCGTCAGGATCTTTCAAGTTAGCGTCGACCTCCTCATCGTCTTCTGGATCTGCCAAGCCTAGTTAGGAGAAAAAAGAAAGCTGGAGGAGCAGCTAAACCGAAGAAAACTGCCGCCTCTACCAAACGTTCTGCTACCGGTGAAAAGGCAAAATCTGTAAAGAAAGTGACTAAGGCTAAAAAAGCCGCATCAAAGGCAGAGAAAAAGTCAGCCAAGGCGAAAAAAGTTGAAAAGAAGTCAGTACCTAAAACTGCGTCATCATCCGTAGTTCCGACTTCCGTAGAGGTTAAAGCAAAAACACCAACCAAGGCGAAGAAGTCAAATAAAGGAAGTCCAACGAAAAAACCAAAGGCACCCAAGCCGACAACAGCCAAGGCGGCAGCAAGTTCATCAAAAGCTAGAAAGGCTGCTTCTAAGACGAAGAAGAAGCAATGGGACAAATGAATTTCTtagaattattaaaaacaaattataaatatattcaaattcttgccaaaaactaacaattctggattatacttatggcttttggtatctggttcgCTGGTAACTCCTTGATGTcaaatggtactgctgtagacttcttgtagacctgggcagatgttcggccctaggcccctgcagctggAGATGGTAGTCGTTGCAGTCTAGTTGTCATAGTCTCATTGCTGTCAGCCTTAGTGTCATCGCCGGCGATAGGAGGCTCATGTTGGAGGCTCATGTTGGAGGCACCTGAAGGGAAAAAGATTTGATTCTTTTCAAAAAACTAGAAGATAAAACGTACATAGGTAAGtcaaacatcaagaagaaaaaccaaaaacaagCCTTTGCCAAATAGTCGTAAAAAGTTGTAATTGGCaaaggaataaaataaaattaatactgACGGGACTAGTCAAATAATTTGATTACTCACATGCATATATGTAAGTTAATAAGATAtaattaaaacttaaaatatcagaacacatgctttTAGAAGATTGGAAgttaggtataaaaaatattagaaagactgttagatgtagaaatgtaattaaaatatatgataagattcttaccccaagagagaTGATTGTTGAAATGgaaatgttttaattttaatgtttcttTGGCTTTTATACCGAAATTAATTTTCCACCACCATATTGAGAATTAAGAGACGAAGTGTCGTTACCATGACAGTGGGACCGAGGAGgtggcaggcatgttccgtattaatTAAAAGACAGATATCTAGAGTGTAAGAATATAgagggtacgttcagtatgttcagttgatgatttaaatgaaaagagatatagtaaataaaagataataaaagggggcgccaacgagtttttaacgaaaaaaaactgctaaaacaaatacagaagataattattaatgaaattggaaagaaatcctttgcaAAAGGtatctttccaattttgtgattgatggtatacagccaactacaggaaaaaactttttttttccttgtggattttaattgttaatgagataataaagaaaataaagtaaaataattatttaaaaataaaatatcaaagctGTGACGTTTGCAACGTTACAGTATCCACTATTATAgtagttgtaaattttttttttattttttaaatcattttcatGATGGTCGTCGTCAAAAATATATTGTCTAATACGATCTAATAATTGAATAGGTATTTCTTAAACGTGTTAATTTTTTGCATCCagtatactgccgtgctaagcccaaaggcggtaactgattttttatcgaaaatgagatttttgtatttttaggtagaatagggtatttagtatatatttacaaagtctttggagttgtagaagcattatattttaaatcaaattgcaattttgttagcggtatctacacttttcagttaaaatactaagccatttggcggtatatgttaaatactatggcgttttgacggtatctgctacagttgccgtccatatgccttagcatattgcacttagCGCTAATCTACTTTaaagaatgctacgcctacatttagaaaccgccaaatcgccttatTATTAcgaagtaaattcggcctaactttacaaggttaaaaaattattgtgttagttaaaacagttgtgttagtaaaagattaattagcgaggatgatgagaacttttcgagattattatatctattgaaat includes the following:
- the LOC126883592 gene encoding histone H1.3-like, coding for MDDDRTPSRTLSGTMEGRRPRRPPHRLLDLPSLVRRKKKAGGAAKPKKTAASTKRSATGEKAKSVKKVTKAKKAASKAEKKSAKAKKVEKKSVPKTASSSVVPTSVEVKAKTPTKAKKSNKGSPTKKPKAPKPTTAKAAASSSKARKAASKTKKKQWDK